The proteins below are encoded in one region of Ereboglobus luteus:
- a CDS encoding FlgD immunoglobulin-like domain containing protein, whose amino-acid sequence MIRKPILLLALGALLATAPIRAADDDSGATMSYVTNVTVVPAPGAVTIDGRDNDWDLSAGMWSYNSPELVDTYSIWTHMMWDEKGIYYLARIHDIDPLKNASKGVDFDRAWRGDAVQLRTIFDNKSPDEHQIHITLYYSTAEQKPYMLAQHGGWRDKPPYDNTGPARPDLTKRFGNSMEAFGGKVAMRAWDNGKGYNMEAFMPWSYLRLGGKPIAPGGQFVIGWETMWAANMGPGDVPESSTRHRLADGVNTPKANRIFMFRARDHWGSATISNTGNLNITAGQRALQQQRLAALLNLDTAGSIAINYTIPAIAADAPAREVTIAIDNARGERVRNLIAQYPRTGEKITDYWDGLDDAGKPVAPGSYTAVIADHAPVKLELLTTVYNAGTPPWLTLERNVTWGSDHGSATSIATHGKRVVAGFSMPEAGRGMSSLDIDSGADWSVRTSASDIIATDDYIYAFEFDIWQKKYLVTRIDAKTGRTAPFVLPDGRQLVSRELDLPLPKVDVASATAITEGLARVAFAQSITIALGERALWLLLPENKLYKIDIDSGQILENRPAPGLRAIRSRNGNIYAVLADKTLWQLNASTLERQRQLLNLSAVSKPVRIGVSQDERRVAVCDAGTNQVFVYDLNGDAAPSAIIGKPKPGATDRAAGPFDRDDVMLPVSADFDARGRIWIAEGTSNVHRVSVWKPNGSFDDEYWGASPYGATHGYAIPHDPTRFIAMGLEFKVDAGIDSARRKSAEIPLYYHPALVRTQGQVRRVTDAGGRVHEFAFATGPTDQRALIICRRAANGEFVPATALFPPIDNRTRRDRTPLSEFLPDSKQPCAWIDKNGNGCVERNELITAGIAFKAHYWSPGWVRPDMTIFDPAQNIYPLQKIDANGVPVYDFKNPRRPKNTITVIERPSSCGTPLVDDAGNITDGISYHTADGRRGAYPNPYGRWDAPAARAGLLIAPFRTNGVIENIPGVGSATMLQGDRGQWFMMSFDGLYLTSLFQDIKGIVTMDATHIGGESFGGHVWRVTDGPMKGKVLVQSGQAYFGIFEVKNLDTMRRQTVALKVTADDIARGRAIAASRKKSDDAEAPLVITKRKTLPSAAPATTLARGDALAKDTPFTLVRESGNDSRWFKVSLLADKRELALAWQVADPSPWKNGADNITHAFIGGDALDLKLDIPGRGPVRLLTAKVNGEPRVIYWQKSASKKENPQTYVVGNNLSNARNFDIVKILPGAKIDVKIAPDGKGYTALVRIPLADIGLDGKKLPEKLRGVAGVIYSDASGTNRAARLYWHDKATDMVNDVPTESDVNPARFGEIEIK is encoded by the coding sequence TACGTCACCAACGTCACGGTCGTGCCCGCGCCCGGTGCCGTCACCATCGACGGCCGCGACAACGACTGGGATCTCTCCGCAGGCATGTGGAGCTACAACAGCCCCGAGCTCGTGGACACGTATTCCATCTGGACACACATGATGTGGGATGAAAAAGGCATCTACTACCTCGCGCGCATCCACGACATCGACCCGCTCAAAAACGCCTCCAAGGGTGTCGACTTCGACCGCGCCTGGCGTGGCGACGCCGTGCAGCTGCGCACGATCTTCGACAACAAATCCCCCGACGAGCATCAAATCCACATCACGCTCTACTACTCCACCGCCGAGCAAAAACCCTACATGCTCGCGCAACACGGCGGCTGGCGAGACAAGCCGCCCTACGACAACACCGGCCCCGCGCGCCCCGACCTCACGAAGCGCTTCGGCAACTCCATGGAGGCCTTCGGCGGCAAGGTCGCCATGCGCGCGTGGGACAACGGCAAGGGCTACAACATGGAGGCCTTCATGCCTTGGAGCTACCTGCGCCTCGGCGGCAAGCCGATCGCGCCCGGCGGCCAGTTTGTCATCGGCTGGGAAACCATGTGGGCCGCCAACATGGGCCCAGGCGACGTCCCCGAGTCCAGCACCAGGCACCGCCTCGCCGACGGCGTGAACACGCCCAAGGCCAACCGCATTTTCATGTTCCGCGCCCGCGACCACTGGGGCTCCGCGACGATCTCGAACACCGGCAATCTCAACATCACCGCCGGGCAACGCGCGCTCCAGCAACAACGCCTCGCCGCGCTCCTCAACCTCGACACCGCCGGCTCCATCGCGATCAATTACACGATTCCCGCCATCGCCGCCGACGCGCCCGCGCGCGAGGTCACCATCGCCATCGACAACGCCAGGGGCGAGCGCGTCCGCAATCTCATCGCGCAGTATCCGCGCACCGGCGAAAAAATCACCGACTACTGGGACGGTCTCGACGACGCCGGCAAACCCGTCGCACCCGGTTCCTACACCGCCGTCATCGCCGACCACGCGCCCGTAAAACTCGAACTCCTCACCACCGTTTACAACGCCGGCACGCCGCCCTGGCTCACCCTCGAAAGAAACGTGACCTGGGGCAGCGACCACGGCTCCGCCACATCCATCGCCACGCACGGCAAACGCGTTGTCGCGGGCTTCTCCATGCCCGAGGCCGGGCGCGGTATGAGCAGCCTCGACATCGACTCCGGCGCCGACTGGAGCGTGCGCACCTCCGCCTCCGACATCATCGCGACCGATGATTACATTTACGCCTTCGAGTTCGACATCTGGCAGAAAAAATACCTCGTCACACGCATCGACGCCAAAACCGGCCGCACCGCGCCCTTTGTGCTTCCAGACGGCCGGCAACTCGTTTCGCGCGAGCTCGACCTGCCGCTCCCCAAGGTCGATGTCGCCTCCGCCACCGCCATCACCGAGGGCCTCGCGCGCGTGGCGTTCGCGCAAAGCATCACCATCGCGCTCGGCGAGCGCGCGCTCTGGCTTCTCCTGCCCGAAAACAAACTTTATAAAATCGACATCGACTCCGGCCAAATTCTAGAAAACCGTCCCGCCCCCGGCCTCCGCGCCATCCGCTCGCGCAATGGAAATATCTACGCCGTCCTCGCCGACAAAACACTCTGGCAACTCAACGCCTCCACGCTCGAGCGCCAGCGCCAGCTCCTGAATCTCTCCGCGGTCAGCAAGCCCGTGCGAATCGGCGTCTCGCAAGACGAACGCCGCGTCGCCGTCTGCGACGCCGGCACAAACCAGGTGTTCGTTTACGACCTCAACGGCGACGCCGCGCCCTCCGCCATCATCGGCAAACCCAAACCCGGCGCGACCGACCGCGCCGCCGGACCCTTTGATCGCGACGATGTCATGCTGCCCGTCTCGGCCGACTTCGACGCGCGCGGACGCATCTGGATCGCCGAGGGCACCTCCAACGTCCACCGCGTTTCCGTTTGGAAACCCAACGGTTCCTTCGACGACGAATACTGGGGCGCGTCACCCTACGGGGCCACGCACGGTTACGCGATTCCGCACGACCCCACGCGCTTCATCGCCATGGGGCTTGAGTTCAAAGTTGACGCCGGCATCGACTCCGCGCGCCGCAAGTCCGCCGAAATCCCGCTCTATTACCACCCCGCCCTCGTGCGCACGCAGGGCCAGGTCCGACGCGTCACCGACGCCGGCGGGCGCGTCCACGAATTCGCCTTTGCCACGGGCCCCACCGACCAGCGCGCGCTCATCATCTGCCGACGCGCCGCGAACGGCGAGTTCGTTCCCGCCACCGCGCTCTTCCCGCCGATCGACAACCGCACGCGCCGCGACCGCACGCCGCTCAGCGAATTCCTTCCCGACTCCAAGCAGCCTTGCGCCTGGATTGACAAAAACGGAAACGGCTGCGTCGAGCGCAACGAGCTCATCACCGCCGGCATCGCCTTCAAGGCCCACTACTGGTCGCCCGGCTGGGTGCGCCCGGACATGACCATCTTCGATCCCGCGCAAAACATTTACCCGCTCCAAAAAATCGACGCCAACGGCGTCCCCGTTTACGATTTCAAAAATCCGCGCCGCCCGAAAAACACCATAACCGTCATTGAGCGGCCCAGCTCCTGCGGCACGCCGCTCGTTGACGACGCGGGCAACATCACCGACGGCATCAGCTACCACACCGCCGACGGACGTCGCGGCGCCTATCCGAATCCCTACGGCCGCTGGGACGCGCCCGCCGCGCGCGCCGGCCTTCTCATCGCCCCCTTCCGCACCAACGGCGTCATTGAAAACATCCCCGGTGTCGGCAGCGCCACCATGCTCCAAGGCGACCGCGGCCAGTGGTTCATGATGAGTTTCGACGGCCTCTACCTCACCTCGCTCTTCCAGGACATCAAGGGCATCGTCACCATGGACGCCACGCACATAGGCGGCGAAAGTTTTGGCGGCCACGTCTGGCGCGTCACCGACGGCCCCATGAAGGGCAAAGTCCTGGTGCAATCCGGCCAGGCATATTTCGGCATCTTCGAAGTCAAGAACCTCGACACCATGCGCCGCCAGACCGTCGCCCTCAAAGTCACAGCGGACGACATCGCGCGCGGCCGGGCCATCGCGGCCTCGCGCAAAAAATCCGACGACGCCGAGGCCCCCCTCGTCATCACCAAGCGCAAAACACTTCCCTCCGCCGCGCCCGCGACAACCCTCGCCCGCGGCGACGCACTTGCAAAAGACACGCCCTTCACACTGGTGCGGGAAAGCGGCAACGATTCGCGCTGGTTCAAAGTCTCTCTCCTCGCCGACAAGCGCGAACTTGCGCTCGCCTGGCAGGTCGCCGATCCCTCGCCGTGGAAAAACGGCGCCGACAACATCACGCACGCCTTCATCGGCGGCGATGCGCTTGATCTCAAGCTCGACATCCCCGGACGCGGCCCCGTCCGGCTCCTCACAGCAAAAGTCAACGGCGAACCGCGCGTGATTTATTGGCAGAAAAGCGCCTCCAAAAAGGAAAATCCGCAAACCTACGTCGTCGGCAACAACCTCTCCAACGCGCGCAACTTCGACATCGTGAAGATTCTGCCCGGCGCAAAAATCGATGTGAAAATCGCGCCCGACGGCAAGGGCTACACCGCGCTCGTGCGCATCCCGCTTGCCGACATCGGCCTCGATGGAAAGAAGCTCCCCGAGAAATTGCGGGGTGTCGCCGGCGTCATCTATTCCGACGCATCCGGCACAAACCGCGCCGCGCGCCTCTACTGGCACGACAAGGCGACCGACATGGTCAACGACGTGCCCACGGAATCCGACGTAAACCCGGCCCGCTTCGGCGAAATCGAAATCAAGTAA